A stretch of DNA from Henriciella sp. AS95:
TGCAGGCTTCATCTTCTATGGCTCCTTTGTGGGCCACCACCAGGCAGACTTCTGGGCGGGGGCGATCTACACAACGCCGGCGAACCACCTGTTGGAAGAAAAGTATGACGTGCCGGAATGGGTCTTCTGGGCGCCGCTGATTGTTACGGTCACGGGCTTCCTGATCGCGACGTTCACTTACCTCTTCAACCGGGGCTTTGGTGCGAAGATCGCCGCGTCTGGGGGACCCCTGCACAGCCTGTTCTCGAACAAGTGGTATTTTGACGAGATCTACAACGCCACGATCATTCGCGGCGCGCGGATCCTCGGCAATGTGTTCTGGAAAGTTGGCGACAAGAAAATTATCGACGGTTTCGGGCCGGATGGCGTGACTTCTGCCGTGCGCTGGGGCGCCCGCAGGCTTTCGGCCATGCATACCGGCTATCTCTATCATTATGCATTCGTGATCATTGGCGCGGCGCTCGTCTTTGGCGCGGTGATCTTCTGGCGCGTCGGAGGCGCGGGCTGATGGGCAATTTCCCGATTCTGACCGCGGTAACATTCCTGCCGCTTGCTGGTGCTGTGCTGATCATGCTCGTGCGCGCCATGACGGGTGGCCAGGACAATGACGCTGGCGGCGGCGAGAAGTCGCTTATCGCGGGCCTGATCTTCTCGGTCGCGACATTCCTCGCATCGCTTGTCATGCTTGCCAGTTTCGACATGTCCGCAAGTGGCTATCAGCTTGTAGAGAACGTGAACTGGTTCGCCAATGTGCAGTACAAGATGGGCGTCGACGGCATGTCACTGCTCCTCATCTTGCTGACGACACTACTGACCCCGATCAGCCTCATTGCGTCGATTGGCTCAGTTAAAACGAGGCTCACCGAATACACGATCGCCTTCCTGGTGCTTGAGACATTCATGATTGGCGTGTTCTGCGCGCTCGATATCGTCGTGTTCTATGTTTTCTTCGAAGCAGGCCTCATTCCGATGTTCATCATCATCGGCGTCTGGGGCGGCGTTGATCGGATCTACGCCTCTTTCAAATTCTTCCTCTACACGCTGCTCGGGTCGCTCTTCATGCTAGCGGCTGTGGTGTTCATGTATCTCCAGGCTGGCACGTCTGACATTGAAGAACTGGCGAATTATGCTTTCGCGCCGGAGGTGCAGATCTGGCTCTGGCTGGCCTTCTTTGCGTCCTTTGCGGTGAAGCTGCCGATGTGGCCGGTCCACACCTGGCTGCCGGATGCACACGTTCAGGCGCCGACTGCAGGCTCCGTCATTCTGGCCGGTGTGCTGCTGAAGATGGGCGGGTACGGCTTTATTCGCTTCTCACTGCCAATGTTCCCGGACGCCAGTGAATTCTTCCAGCCAATGATGTTTGCGCTGTCCGTGATCGCGATCGTGTACGCGTCTCTCGTCGCCTGGCGTCAGACCGATATGAAGAAGCTGATCGCGTATTCATCGGTCGCGCATATGGGCTTTGTGACACTGGGGATCTTCTCCTTCACGGAAGTCGGCATGCAGGGCGCAATTTTCCAGATGATCTCGCACGGCCTGGTCTCTGGCGCGCTCTTCCTTATCGTCGGCGTCGTCTATGACAGGATGCACACACGGGAGATCGCCGCTTATGGTGGCCTCGTGCACAAGATGCCGATTTATGCGGCCATCTTCATGCTGTTCTCCATGGCCAATGTCGGTCTGCCCGGTACCAGCGGCTTCGTTGGTGAAATTCTGACGATGACTGGCGCCTTCCTGGCCTCCAGCTGGGCGGCGGCGGGCGCAGCGCTCGGTGTGATCTTCTCAGCCGTTTACATGCTGACGCTTTACCGGCGGACGGTATTCGGTCAGATCACCAACCCGGCTCTGGAATCCATCAAGGACGTCAGCACCAAGGAACTGATCTGCCTCGTCCCGTTGGCGATTGGTACGATCCTGCTTGGTGTGGCTCCAAATCTCATTTTCACGATCACGCGCGAAACGAGCCTTCGCGCGCTTCAGATGATCACCGGAGGTTAGTCGCCCATGTTTGAATTCGAGGCGATGATAGCGGCAATTGGGCCAGAGTTCTTTCTGGCGGCAGCAGGCCTGACCGGGGTTCTGCTCGGGGCTGTCATGCGTGACGGCTTCAACGGGATATCCTTCAAATTCGGTGCGCTCGTGCTCATCGGTGCTGCGGCATTGACGCTGATGAATTGGGAAGGCGGGGAAGCGTTTGGCGGCCTCGTAACAACCGGCCCGTTCGTGAATTTTGCAAAACTCGTCAGCTTTGGCGCTGGCGCCATAACGCTTTTGATGGGTGAGAATTTCCTGAAGCGTCATGAGACGATCCGTTACGAATATCCGCTGCTGATCATTTTCGCGTCGCTCGGTATGGGCATCATCCTTTCGGCGTCGAACCTGATGACGCTCTATATGGGCATCGAAACGCTCAGCCTGTCCTCTTATGTGCTGGCGTCCTTCCACCGCGATTCGATGCGCTCGGCTGAGGCAGGCCTGAAGTATTTCGTGCTTGGGGCCCTGGCGTCCGGTCTGCTCCTTTACGGTATTTCGCTGGTGTACGGCTTTGCCGGAACGACGAGCTATGAAGGCATCGCAGAGGCCGAGGGCGGTATTGGCCTGCTGTTTGGCATGGTGCTGATGATTTCCGGTATGGCCTTCAAGGTCTCCGCAGCACCGATGC
This window harbors:
- a CDS encoding NADH-quinone oxidoreductase subunit M; this translates as MGNFPILTAVTFLPLAGAVLIMLVRAMTGGQDNDAGGGEKSLIAGLIFSVATFLASLVMLASFDMSASGYQLVENVNWFANVQYKMGVDGMSLLLILLTTLLTPISLIASIGSVKTRLTEYTIAFLVLETFMIGVFCALDIVVFYVFFEAGLIPMFIIIGVWGGVDRIYASFKFFLYTLLGSLFMLAAVVFMYLQAGTSDIEELANYAFAPEVQIWLWLAFFASFAVKLPMWPVHTWLPDAHVQAPTAGSVILAGVLLKMGGYGFIRFSLPMFPDASEFFQPMMFALSVIAIVYASLVAWRQTDMKKLIAYSSVAHMGFVTLGIFSFTEVGMQGAIFQMISHGLVSGALFLIVGVVYDRMHTREIAAYGGLVHKMPIYAAIFMLFSMANVGLPGTSGFVGEILTMTGAFLASSWAAAGAALGVIFSAVYMLTLYRRTVFGQITNPALESIKDVSTKELICLVPLAIGTILLGVAPNLIFTITRETSLRALQMITGG